Genomic segment of Veillonella parvula DSM 2008:
TTGTACAATTAGACTCGACAGGCCCTGCAGCACAAGCTGGATTAGTAGAAGGTGATACGATTGCTCAAATTGATGGCAAAGATATCACTACATTACTTGAATTAAAAGAGAGAATTGACGCTAAGAGCCCTGGTGATACAGTTTTGGTATCTTATACTCACAATGGCAAAATGAAGAGCACACAGATTAAATTAGGCCAAGCAACTTCAAAATAAATTACTGATGTTAGAATAAATAGATTATTTTAAAATCAATGAAAATCCTCATCCCTTGGATGGGGATTTTTATGTTGTAGCCGAGGTATGTGCGATACATATAGGCTAACATAGGTAAAATTAGAAAAAATTAAGAAAATTTTTTTGCCTTATAAAAGCAGATAATATCTGAATTTTTAGGCTGTTAAGAGCGTGAATTTATATTTTGTGAAATATATTTTTAACAAGGTACCTTGTATTCCGAGGTACCTTGTGTTATTATGTATTTGTCAGTACATGATAGTGACCGTAAGAGAGCTTTCACATTGGCCAGTAGGCACAGCCTAAAGGGAGGAACTATGCAAGTTCAATTAAAAAAAGGTGTTATGGATATGCTAGTACTAGCATTATTAACACAAGACGATCGCTATGGATATGAAATTGTTAGCACTATTTCGGAGTATATTGAGATTTCCGAAGGAACGATATATCCATTATTTAATAGATTAAAGAAAGAAAAGTATGTTGAGACCTATTTGAAGGAGTCCTCCACAGGACCATCTCGAAAATATTATCACATCACGGCAGATGGCCGTGCAGCATACAATCAGATGCGCCAAGAATGGGATGAATTTTCTGGTGTCATCAATATCCTGTTGAAAGGAGTCGACTATAATGGACAAAAATAGCTTTTTAGAGGCATTGCGCAATATTTTCAAAAAAGCGCGCGTTGCCGATGTAGAGAGTATTATAGAGGTTTATGAGGAACACTTTGCCGTAGGTTATGAAAAAGGCCTTACGGATAGTGAAATCATTAAATCGTTAGGTACTCCAGAGGAAATCTATGCATCCTATGTAGATGCAGGTATTATTACAGATACATTGAGTCAAGATGGTGGTGAAAGTAAATCTGTTAATATGCAAGAAATTTATGCTAGATTTGATGACTACAAAGAGCGTTTATTGCCGCAGTTACCAGGAATGGCTAAAAAAGCATCTAAAACCTTATTATCCATAGGTAGTGGTTTATCATATATTGTGGGGGTTCTTATATTTATTATTACGCCGGCAATCCTGTATTTATTAGGTAGCTCTTGGCAACCATTCGAGAATGTAACGGCATTTCCTGCATTATCATTGGTAACTTTAGTTGCACTTGGTGGTGTAGGTCTCTTTGGGGGCCTTACATGTATCTTTATTGGTATTGAACTTCGTGGTGTACGCGAACGTTATTTCAGCAATGTAGATTAAGGAGGACCTATGAGACGAATTATAATTGCTGCCATTCTAACTGTAATCAGTGCTGTAGGGGTAGGTACATCCTTTGCTGTAAATGATCTACCAAATTTTGGTGAATGGATGAAAACCAATGAACAACAGTTTAGAAAACCACATAGACATGATGGTTCTAATATGCATATGGACCAACATATGATGGATGGAAATAATCAAATGATGCCTCAAAATGGTATGGGGCCAAATAATGGTCAACATATGTACCAAAATTGTCAAAACCAAATGATGCCTCAAGATGGTATGGGACGAAATAATGGTCAGTATATGCATCAAAATGGTCAAATGCCTCCACAAGGCCAACCATCTCAAGGTTAGCAACCTAATGGTAATGCTTCAGAACAGGCACCTAATGGTGATACACAAGCTTAATTAATATATAAAACTATTAATATAGATTGGTAATATAGATTGGGCCGTATGTTTTAAGATATTAATAGATATAGAGTTAGATCTATCTGAGGATATAGTTGTTTTAATCGTATTTGAATATTAGGTAAAGGTGAAAATATGAAAAAACTTTTAATTGCTACAGTATTAACCGCAGTATATGGGATTGGCGGTGTAACATTTGCTTCTACTAATGACGTACAAAATAATAATGAGCCAATCAAGATGAACTTCTTAGTAGAACGAAATCATGATGATGCAAACAATTTCCAAGATAAAAAATGTGATATGCTACTAGAAAATCAAAATAACCAAATGCATAGACAAGATCGAATGGAGCATATGACAATGAATCATCAAGTTGATAATATGCATCGAAAAGATAACGATCAATCTATGAGACCAGAAGGTCAAAACCATCGAATGAGACAACAATGTAATAATCATCAAGTGCCACCACAAGGTCAGCCTCCTCATGGTGATCGACATAATGGTAATGCACCACAACAACAAACTAGTCAAGGTGCACCACAAACTACACAAAACTAACCATATTTTATGAGTCCTTTTCTTTCATAAAATAATAGAGACCGTGGTCATGAAAGTGCATTCATGGCCACCGTAGAGCCATACACTCTACGTGATACATTCGTATCAGAATCTCTCTCTTACACACAATAACTACACACAAACAAAAAGAGCTCCTTAGCGAAGGAGCTCTTTTTGTATCTATTTATAAATATTAGATAGTACTTGATGGGCTGGGAATATTTTATTAACTTCCTAATGAAAAACGACCTATGCATATAGGTCGTTAAAAATTTATTTGATGTGTTTAGAACCGCGTTCTGTCATAGCTATGCCATCTTTGCAAAGAGGGCATTCTTCAGGTTTATAAGTTGGAACTTCAAGATTAAGTAATGCTTGTACCTTTTCGTGAGGTACACCGAATTCTGCTTTGCCCCCAGAACGGTTAACAAGAAGTCCTACACCTACGATTTCACCACCGGATTGGTTTACCACATTTACTACTTCTTGTACAGAACCACCAGTAGTTACGATATCTTCAACGATAAGTACCCTTGTGCCTGGTTCGATTTTAAAGCCACGACGTAATGTCATAACGCCTTTTTCGCGTTCTGTGAAGATAGCACGAGTGCCAAGAGCTTTACCTACTTCGTGAGCAAGTAAGATGCCGCCGGTCATAGGTCCAATAACAAGTTCCACATTTTGATCGCGGAAGCGTTCAGCTAATTCTTTACAAAGTTTTTCAGTATATTTTGGATGTTGTAACACATTAAATTTTTCAACGTACATTGGACTGTGGAGACCAGATGTCAAAAGGAAGTGGCCTTCTAAAATAGCTTGAGTATCGATCAGTAATTGTTTTACTTCTTGTTCTGTCATCATTTGGATACTTTCTCCATTTCTTCAATAATTAAACGAACCGCTTCACGAGGGTTTTCAGCTTGTGTAATAGGTCGACCAATAACAAGGCGAGATGCTCCATCTTGTAAAGCACTAGCTGGTGTAGCAACCCGTTTTTGGTCGTCTGTTGTTGCAAAGGAAGGGCGAATACCAGGGGTAACGATGAGGAAGTCATCGCCACATGCTTCTCGAATCATTTTAGCTTCTAATGCGGAACATACAACACCATCCATACCACAGTCTTTAGCGAGTTTTGCAAGGCGAATGACTTGGTCGGAAATCGGTAGCTGACCACCGATAGCAGTCCAAGATTCATCGTCGAAACTAGTTAAAGCAGTGATGGCTAATAATTTTGGTCGCTCAACGCCTAGTTTCTCCCCACTCTCACGAGCTGCCTCAACAGCAGCTTTCATCATGACAGGACCACCTTGACCATGTAGAGTAATTAAACTAGCACCGAGACGTGTTAAAGAAGAAACGCCATGGGCTACGGTATTTGGAATGTCGTGCAATTTTAAATCAAGAAATACCTGTTTGTTTTGCTCCTGTAAAAAATGAATTGTTTTTGCTCCTTCGGCATAGAATAGCTCCATACCGACCTTGTAAAAGCTAACCGAATCACCGAGGGATAATACGATTTCTTTCACTGCATCCATCGTGGATACGTCAAGGGCAACGATTAATCTGTCATCTGCCATGTTGCAACCTCCATACTACATACATATCTAAATAATTTTCACATACTGAGGGCCTATCTGTCAATTAAAATCGGTGTGAATGAGGTGATTATTGTTCACCTTTGAACAGTAGATTATAGTCTATTTCATGCTATAATAAGTAGAGTAAATGAATATAATTCTTATATATAGATTTTGAAAGGAGTCCTATGTTAGATTTTGTTGCATTAGACTTTGAAACAGCAAATAAATTTAAAAATAGTGCGTGCTCCTTGGCGGTTATTACCGTAAAGGATGGACAAATTACTAAAAAGGCATATAGTCTCATCAAACCACCATTTATGAGTTTTGATGATGAATGTATTGAAATTCATGGTATCCAACCGAAGGATGTTCTTCATGAAAAGACCTTTGATCAGTTGTGGAATGCCATTTATGAAAACCATTTAAAAGGGAATATTATGGTGGCTCACAATGCGAAATTCGATATGAACGTATTGCGTGCTACTTTAGATTATTATAAAATCCCTTGGCCAGAACTAGATTATGCATGTACAGTTAAACTTTCACGTGCTGTATGGCCTGATTTAGTTAATCATAAGTTGAATACAATGGCCGCATACATTGGAGTTGAGTTTAAACATCATTATGCACTGGATGATGCGGAGACTTGTGCAAAGGTTGTATTAGAAGCTGCTAAGTTGAAAGGCGTTAATAGCTTACCAGATTTATTAAAGATTACAGGCGTACCGTTAGAACCATTCATTGATGATAAAAATCGCTCTGCTCAAGATGCATTACATAAAGAGCCAGAACCAGAGCAAATGTCGTTCTTTTAGTAAGGAGAGGTACTATGTTGGGTAAAGAATTATTAGCTTATGTAGATCATACATTATTGCGTCCTACAGCTACATGGGATGATATAAAAGAAGTCTGTGAAGCTGGTTTAAGGTATAAAACTGCATCTGTTTGTATTCCTCCAGACTTTGTAGCATCCGCCCATGAAGCATATCCAGAACTTAACATATGTACCGTTATCGGCTTTCCTTTAGGATATGAAACAACAGAGGTAAAGGTAGCCGAAACGAAACAGGCTATTGAAGAGGGCGCTTCTGAAATTGATATGGTAATTAATCTTGGAGATGTAAAGCAAGGTGATTTTGAAGCAGTAACTAGCGAAATTGAGGCGCTTAAGAAAGCTTGTAGTGATAAGATTTTAAAAGTTATTATCGAAACTTGTTATCTTACAGATTCTGAAAAGGTAGCGCTTTGCAAATGTATTATAAATGGTGGTGCAGACTATATTAAAACATCTACTGGATTTGGTAGCGGCGGTGCAAGCCTTGAAGATATTAGACTCTTTAAAAAGCATATTGGTCCTAATGTACAGATCAAGGCCGCTGGTGGTATTCGCTCTATTACGGATATGAAAGCCTATATTGCAGAAGGTTGTAGCCGAATTGGAGCCAGTGCAGCTGTAGAGTTGCTAAAGAATCACTTGAACGAAGAAGTATAATAGAAAACCACCTAGGCTATGCTTAGGTGGTTTCTTAGAATGGCGGTGTAACTATGCGTATGTATGATATTATTCTGAAGAAAAGGGCGAACTTGCCGTTATCAGATAAGGAAATCCGCTTTGTCATAGATGGCTATGTAAAGGGGGAAATCCCTGATTACCAAGTGAGTGCGCTCTTGATGACCATAGTTTTTAATGGTATGAACGCTCGCGAACTAGGAACCTTGACCTTGGCTATGGCTCAATCAGGTAATATGGTAGATTTGTCGAATATTGATGGGATTACCGTAGATAAACATAGTACAGGTGGTGTAGGGGATAAGACAACACTTATTATTGCGCCTCTCGTAGCCGCTTGTGGCGGCAAGGTGGCTAAGATGTCTGGACGTGGACTTGGTCATACAGGCGGCACTATTGATAAGATGGAATCTATTCCAAATTTAAAGGTATCTTTAGAGCAAGATGCTTTTATCGATCAAGTTAATAAAATCGGTCTTGCTGTTATAGGTCAGTCGGAAGGGCTTGCACCTGCTGATAAAAAGCTATATGCTTTGCGTGATGTGACGGGAACTGTTGATAGCATCCCTCTTATTGCATCCTCTGTTATGAGCAAAAAACTGGCTTCTGGTGCACAAGCAATTTTGTTAGATGTAAAGGTTGGTAGTGGCGCCTTTATGAAAAACATAGAGGATGCTCGTGAATTGGCTAAAGCAATGGTAGATATTGGAAAGGAAAATGGCCGTTCAGTTAAGGCTATTTTGACGGATATGGATCGACCGTTAGGCCATGCTATTGGAAATGCTTTGGAGATTCGCGAGGTTATTGATACGTTGAAAGGTCATGGTCCAGAGGATTTAACGCATGAATGTATTATCATGGCAGCTCATATGCTCGTATTGAGCCATATGTGTGATTACGAAACTGCTCTTAATCGTGTGCAACAAGCACTAGATTCTGGCGCAGCCCTAGAGCGATTACGTTTAATGATTGAAGCCCAAGGTGGAGACAGCAGAGTTATCGATGATGACCGTGTATTAACAATAGGTAAGTTTACCTATGATGTAACATCGCCTCAAGATGGTTATATTACCCGTATGAATACAGAACGATGTGGCATTGCATCCGTTATGCTAGGGGCAGGTCGCACGGTTAAAGATGGTCCTATCGATTATAGTGCAGGTATTGTAATGCACAAAAAAACTGGGGACGCCGTTAGCATGGGTGAAAGGATAGCCACACTATATGCTTCTGATGAAAGCTTATTCACTAATGCGGCTCAGACCTATTTGGCGGCTATTACTATTGGTGATACTGCATCTAAAGTAATGGATACTATACTTGATATTGTAGAGTGAGGAGTGCAATATGAAAGAAAAGGATATTCAAAAGCTCATCAATCGTGCTGTTGTGGCTCGCGATAAAACCTATAGTCCTTATTCACATTTTGGCGTGGGCGCAGCCCTTCTTTGCGAGGATGGGAGCATCTATGAGGGGTGTAATATAGAGAATGCTTCTTATGGATTAACTAATTGTGCGGAGCGAACTGCTATATTTAAGGCCGTATCAGAAGGGCAAACAAAATTTAAAGCCCTTGCTGTAGTTGCTGATACGGAAGGACCCTGTGCCCCATGTGGTGCTTGCCGTCAGGTGATTTCTGAATTTGAAATACCTCGTATTATAATGGCGAATTTAAGAGGGGACTATACAGTTGTTGATTTAGAAGGACTATTACCTTTTAGATTTAGGGCCGATAATATGTAAAAAAGAGACCACCTATGTGGTCTCTTTTTAGTATACCTTAAAATGCAGGAACAATAGCACCTTGGTATTTTTCTTGGATGAATTTGATAATTTCAGGGCTATGAAGTGCAGCCATCAATTTTTTGATGCGAGGGTCATTTTCATTACCTTTAAGTACAGTTACGATATTAACGTAAGGGGAATCGTTAGTTTCAATCGCCAATGCATCTTTGCCAGGGTTAAGACCTGCGTTTAATGCAAAGTTAGTGTTGATAGCTGCTAAAGCTACATCGTCAAGGGAACGAGGTACTTGTGCTGCTTCTAATTCTACGAATTGATATTCGTTAGGGTTCGCAGTAATATCTTGTACGGTAGATAAGATGTTTGTAGAGTCTTTTAATGTAATTAGACCTTGCTTTTGTAACAACAATAATGCACGACCACCGTTTGTAGGGTCATTAGGAATAGCGATTTTAGCGCCTTTTGGAAGATCTTTCAAATCTTTGATTTTACGGGAGTATAAACCCATTGGCTCAAGGTGAACACCACCAACAGATACTAAGTCAAGTTTGTGAGCTTTTGCGAATTCCTCCATGTAAGGTACGTGTTGGAAGAAGTTGGCATCAATTTCTTTGTCCCCTAAAGCCAAGTTAGGTGTGTTGTAATCAGTGAATTCTGTGATTTTTAATTCGATACCATCTTTTGCTAAAATCGGTTTAACTTGTTCCAAAATTTCTGCGTGAGGTACTGCTGTTGCACCAATTTTTAATACTTGTTTACCATCGCTAGTAGCTTGTTTGTTGTCGTTACCGCAGCCTGCGATTAATAAAGCACCGCCAAGGATTACAGTAGCTGCTAATGCTAAAAATTTTCTCATTACACACACTCCTTATACAATAATTACATATAAAATATTAAATCTATAGTACTAAATAATTTCCTATCTATCAAGAAGGAATTATTATAGGTTCTCCATAACTAAAAACTATGGAGAACCTATAATATAAGTATGTTCATTTTTTAAAATAATTTCCCCATAATAAGTCCAATCGCCCACATTAGTTGATAAATCATGGCTGCCCCAGCGGTAGTGCCCATAGCCTTATCTAATTGGAACTCATCTGTATTGGTAGATAATGTATGAATTGTTTTGAAAGCTAGTGGTGCCGCAAGGAATGCTAATAAGGCGAACCATGTCATATGGCCTATTATAATCCAAGCAATGATCCAAATAAAATTGAAAATATATGAGATACTCATTAAGCTGAGCGCTCTTTCACGACCAAGCACGATTGGCAATGTGTGACGTCCATGGTTTTCATCATTTCTAATATCTCGGATATTATTCGTCAACATGATGGAACCAACTAACAATGTAGATGGAATTGCAGGAATTAACAGAGCTAAGGATAATTCTCGTGTCCAGGCATAGCCTGTAATGAGTACGATGGCAAAACCCATAGCGATACCAGAGGAAATTTCTCCAAAGGGTGTTCGAGAAATTGGTTTTGGACCGCCAGAGTA
This window contains:
- a CDS encoding PadR family transcriptional regulator, translating into MQVQLKKGVMDMLVLALLTQDDRYGYEIVSTISEYIEISEGTIYPLFNRLKKEKYVETYLKESSTGPSRKYYHITADGRAAYNQMRQEWDEFSGVINILLKGVDYNGQK
- a CDS encoding DUF1700 domain-containing protein; protein product: MDKNSFLEALRNIFKKARVADVESIIEVYEEHFAVGYEKGLTDSEIIKSLGTPEEIYASYVDAGIITDTLSQDGGESKSVNMQEIYARFDDYKERLLPQLPGMAKKASKTLLSIGSGLSYIVGVLIFIITPAILYLLGSSWQPFENVTAFPALSLVTLVALGGVGLFGGLTCIFIGIELRGVRERYFSNVD
- the pyrE gene encoding orotate phosphoribosyltransferase, with the protein product MMTEQEVKQLLIDTQAILEGHFLLTSGLHSPMYVEKFNVLQHPKYTEKLCKELAERFRDQNVELVIGPMTGGILLAHEVGKALGTRAIFTEREKGVMTLRRGFKIEPGTRVLIVEDIVTTGGSVQEVVNVVNQSGGEIVGVGLLVNRSGGKAEFGVPHEKVQALLNLEVPTYKPEECPLCKDGIAMTERGSKHIK
- the pyrF gene encoding orotidine-5'-phosphate decarboxylase, translating into MADDRLIVALDVSTMDAVKEIVLSLGDSVSFYKVGMELFYAEGAKTIHFLQEQNKQVFLDLKLHDIPNTVAHGVSSLTRLGASLITLHGQGGPVMMKAAVEAARESGEKLGVERPKLLAITALTSFDDESWTAIGGQLPISDQVIRLAKLAKDCGMDGVVCSALEAKMIREACGDDFLIVTPGIRPSFATTDDQKRVATPASALQDGASRLVIGRPITQAENPREAVRLIIEEMEKVSK
- a CDS encoding 3'-5' exonuclease, with the translated sequence MLDFVALDFETANKFKNSACSLAVITVKDGQITKKAYSLIKPPFMSFDDECIEIHGIQPKDVLHEKTFDQLWNAIYENHLKGNIMVAHNAKFDMNVLRATLDYYKIPWPELDYACTVKLSRAVWPDLVNHKLNTMAAYIGVEFKHHYALDDAETCAKVVLEAAKLKGVNSLPDLLKITGVPLEPFIDDKNRSAQDALHKEPEPEQMSFF
- the deoC gene encoding deoxyribose-phosphate aldolase; protein product: MLGKELLAYVDHTLLRPTATWDDIKEVCEAGLRYKTASVCIPPDFVASAHEAYPELNICTVIGFPLGYETTEVKVAETKQAIEEGASEIDMVINLGDVKQGDFEAVTSEIEALKKACSDKILKVIIETCYLTDSEKVALCKCIINGGADYIKTSTGFGSGGASLEDIRLFKKHIGPNVQIKAAGGIRSITDMKAYIAEGCSRIGASAAVELLKNHLNEEV
- a CDS encoding pyrimidine-nucleoside phosphorylase — its product is MRMYDIILKKRANLPLSDKEIRFVIDGYVKGEIPDYQVSALLMTIVFNGMNARELGTLTLAMAQSGNMVDLSNIDGITVDKHSTGGVGDKTTLIIAPLVAACGGKVAKMSGRGLGHTGGTIDKMESIPNLKVSLEQDAFIDQVNKIGLAVIGQSEGLAPADKKLYALRDVTGTVDSIPLIASSVMSKKLASGAQAILLDVKVGSGAFMKNIEDARELAKAMVDIGKENGRSVKAILTDMDRPLGHAIGNALEIREVIDTLKGHGPEDLTHECIIMAAHMLVLSHMCDYETALNRVQQALDSGAALERLRLMIEAQGGDSRVIDDDRVLTIGKFTYDVTSPQDGYITRMNTERCGIASVMLGAGRTVKDGPIDYSAGIVMHKKTGDAVSMGERIATLYASDESLFTNAAQTYLAAITIGDTASKVMDTILDIVE
- a CDS encoding cytidine deaminase, with product MKEKDIQKLINRAVVARDKTYSPYSHFGVGAALLCEDGSIYEGCNIENASYGLTNCAERTAIFKAVSEGQTKFKALAVVADTEGPCAPCGACRQVISEFEIPRIIMANLRGDYTVVDLEGLLPFRFRADNM
- a CDS encoding MetQ/NlpA family ABC transporter substrate-binding protein, which gives rise to MRKFLALAATVILGGALLIAGCGNDNKQATSDGKQVLKIGATAVPHAEILEQVKPILAKDGIELKITEFTDYNTPNLALGDKEIDANFFQHVPYMEEFAKAHKLDLVSVGGVHLEPMGLYSRKIKDLKDLPKGAKIAIPNDPTNGGRALLLLQKQGLITLKDSTNILSTVQDITANPNEYQFVELEAAQVPRSLDDVALAAINTNFALNAGLNPGKDALAIETNDSPYVNIVTVLKGNENDPRIKKLMAALHSPEIIKFIQEKYQGAIVPAF
- the menA gene encoding 1,4-dihydroxy-2-naphthoate octaprenyltransferase, whose protein sequence is MIQELIFLTRPRTLAAALGPTILGAAFSYYAFGATQGTGLAIFHTVLIFLAVVTAQIVANLWNEYKDFKSGLDAGQKVGNAGSITRGAITPELIITMIKVLMFVPIIIGLYLSATITWYYIPIGFLCILISFLYSGGPKPISRTPFGEISSGIAMGFAIVLITGYAWTRELSLALLIPAIPSTLLVGSIMLTNNIRDIRNDENHGRHTLPIVLGRERALSLMSISYIFNFIWIIAWIIIGHMTWFALLAFLAAPLAFKTIHTLSTNTDEFQLDKAMGTTAGAAMIYQLMWAIGLIMGKLF